A stretch of Henckelia pumila isolate YLH828 chromosome 4, ASM3356847v2, whole genome shotgun sequence DNA encodes these proteins:
- the LOC140860994 gene encoding uncharacterized protein, with product MRVESVFDCHNYSDSKKIKLAVVEFVDYALIWWDQLVTTRRRNRERPVETWEEMKQIMKKRFVPNYYYHDMFKRLQNLKQGSRSVEDYSKELEITMIRANIEEDSEATMARFLCGLNRDIQDQVELRHCVDLEEMVQLAMKVELQLKRRGIGRVSSGGGATTPWHPNVGKREDVKTVSKPKVDSKQETPKQGIESDSEEENYDDMPALEDSDDKGCNAVVGELLEFEELFSEDLPQRLPPLRGIEHQIDLVPRSALPNRPTYRSNPEETKELQRKEICKRFQHFGRSYDCGDQEESLGIGGVLMQGGRPIAYFSEKLSGAALNYPTYDKEFYALVHVKTNIEKKNLQYTKQANKGKKKVVFEPGDWVWLHLRKERFPEKRHSKLLPRGDGPFHVLERINDNAYKLDFPDLNRHQKKKFFHDIKFYLWDEPYVFKRCTNQVIRKCVAGQEAQEILEKFHSEPYGGHFGASWTAAKCQRTGNISRKHELPLTNILEVELFDVSGIDFMGPFLLFFGYTYILLVVYYVSKWVKAIATSTNDARVVVKFLQKNIFTRFGTPRAIISDEVTHFCNKIFNTLLTKYGVKHKVSCAYHPQTNGQSEISNREIKQILEKTVKTNRKDWATKLDDALWAYHNAFKTPIGMSPYKLVYVKSCNLPLELEHKEYWVVKKLNVDLEVSGELRKLQFNE from the exons ATGAGAGTGGAATCGGTATTTGATTGCCACAACTACAGCGAttcgaaaaaaataaagttagcggttgttgagtttgtggaCTATGCTCTAATTTGGTGGGATCAGCTTGTTACAACTAGGAGGAGAAATCGTGAGAGGCCTGTTgaaacatgggaagagatgaAGCAAATAATGAAGAAAAGGTTTGTTCCTAATTACTATTATCATGATATGTTTAAGCGATTgcagaatttgaagcaaggctCGAGGAGTGTAGAGGACTACTCCAAGGAGTTGGAGATTACTATGATTCGGGCTAACATTGAAGAGGATAGTGAGGCAACCATGGCTCGATTTCTgtgtggtttgaatagagatattcaagaccaagtggagctaCGACATTGTGTGGATCTTGAGGAGATGGTACAATTAGCTATGAAAGTGGAGCTACAGCTTAAAAGGAGAGGCATTGGTCGAGTGTCCTCGGGTGGTGGAGCTACTACACCTTGGCATCCAAACGTTGGCAAACGAGAGGATGTCAAGAcggtgtccaaaccaaaagTTGACAGCAAGCAAGAAACGCCAAAgcaagga ATTGAATCGGATAGTGAGGAAGagaattatgatgatatgcctgcgttggaggattCCGATGACAAGGGATGTAATGCAGTTGTTGGTGAGTTGTTG gaatttgaagaactATTTTCAGAGGATCTACCTCAaagattaccacctttgaggggaattgagcatcaaattgatcttgtgccCAGAAGTGCATTACCGAATCGTCCAACTTATAGGAGTAatccggaggaaacaaaagagctacaaaggAAG gagatttgtaaaAGATTTCAGCACTTTGGCCGCTCCTATGACTGCGGTGATCAAGAAGAAA gcTTAGGAATTGGgggtgtcttgatgcaaggtggacGACCAATTGCATACTTTAGTGAGAAGCTAAGTGGAGCAGCGTTGAATTATCCTACATACGACAAGGAGTTTTATGCCTTGGTTCAC GTTAAGACAAACATTGAAAAGAAGAACTTGCAATACACGAAACAAGCAAATAAAGGTAAAAagaaggttgtatttgaaccgggtgattgggtttggttgcattTGCGGAAGGAGCGTTTTCCGGAGAAGCGGCATTCTAAGTTGttacctagaggcgatggaccttTCCATGTCTTGGAGCGGATCAATGATAATGCCTACAAATTAGACTTTCCAG ATTTGAACCGCcatcagaaaaagaaatttttccatgACATTAAGTTCTATCTTTGGGATGAGCCTTATGTGTTCAAGCGATGCACTAATCAAGTGATTAGGAAATGTGTGGCGGGTCAAGAAGCACAAGAAATTTTGGAGAAATTTCATTCTGAACCATATGGAGGTCACTTCGGAGCATCATGGACTGCGGCTAAG TGTCAAAGGACTGGGAATATTTCTCGaaagcatgaattacccctcacaaatatATTAGAAGTTGAACTTTTTGATGTGTCGGGTATTGACTTTATGGGTCCATTTCTCCTTTTCTTTGGTTACACTTATATTTTACTAGTTGTGTATTATGTTTCGAAGTGGGTGAAAGCAATTGCCACCTCTACTAACgatgctcgtgttgtagtaaaATTTCTACAAAAGAATATTTTCACTAGGTTCGGCACTCCGCGAGCAATAATAAGTGATGAAGTTACGCACTtttgtaataaaatttttaataccttgctcacaAAGTATGGTGTCAAGCATAAGGTGTCATGTGCATACCATCCACAAACCAATGGCCAATCCGAGATCTCTAATAGAGAAATTAAGCAAATATTGGAAAAGACAGTGAAAACAAATCGGAAAGATTGGGCCACTAAGCTGGACGATGCTCTTTGGGCATATCACAACGCATTCAAGACACCCATTGGGATGTCTCCCTATAAATTGGTGTATGTAAAATCATGTAATCTGCCATTGGAGTTGGAGCATAAAGAATATTGGGTTGTGAAGAAGCTGAACGTCGATCTTGAAGTGTCCGGGGAGTTGCGAAAATTGCAATTTAATGAGTGA